The genomic segment GGCCAGTGTCGAAGAGGAGGGGGCAGCCAAGGTTGAGCAGAAGGAGAAGCCCTTTTTTGTTCTGGAAAAGAAGAGGGTGCTGTTGGTGGAAGATGATCTGATAAATCGAATTCTTGTCACTAAGGTCTTACAGCAACAGGGGCTTCAGGTTGTGGCCGTGGTTAATGGCCAGCAGGCGGTGGATCGGGTCGCCCTAGAGAACTTTGATGTTATTTTGATGGATATCCAGATGCCTGTCCTTGGTGGCTTGGATGCTACCAGAAAGATAAGGGCCATAGAGAAAAAGACCTGTCGGCACAGCAAGATAATAGCCTTAACAGCTCTTTCCGGTAGGGAGAAATGTCTTCAGGCCGGGATGGATGGCTATCTTGCCAAACCAATAAATAAGAAGGATCTTCTTGCCCTGTTGACAGAGAGCCTTACCCCCTCTGCCCTGATCGTTCATGATGATTTTAAGGTGGTGCAGACCCTTGTCCGCGCCCTTGTCCGTCTTGGTTGGCGAGTAACAACGGCTGAGGCAAGTCGTCAGGCCCTCTATGAGGTATCTTTAAATCACTTTGATGTAGTTCTGCTTCACACTGAGTTACCCCTCTTCAGGGGTGCCTCTGTTCTTTCCGTGGTGAGAAAGCTTGAAAAGCATTTGGCCCACAAGTCTTTGATTATTGGTATTGGCGAGAAGAGTGCAGATGATAAAAATGTTTTTGATGCATTTCTTCCTCTACCCTTAGTCTCTCATGATTTAGAAGAGCAAATGAGCTCTTTCTTTGTAAATAGATGTAGTTCTTAATTATTTTTATGTTTAAATATTCCAATGTTTGTTTGGATACCTTTGGGTATTCTCTGCCTCCAAGGGTCTTGAGTTCTGCAGATATAGAGTCCTCCCTTGCCCCGCTGTACGATCGCCTCCATTTGCCGGAGGGTCGATTGGAGCTTATGAGCGGTATTCGAGAGCGTCGTCTCTGGCCTAAGGGGATGAAACCCAGTGAGGCAGCATACTTAGCAGGAAAAAAGACCCTTGATGATGGGGGGATCGCAGCCGCAGAGGTGGAGTGTCTGCTCTTTACCTCTGTCTGTCGCGATATGATGGAGCCTGCTACCTCGGCCTTTGTTCATCATAAACTCGGTTTGCCAAAGTCCTGTCTTGTCTTTGATATATCCAATGCCTGCCTGGGCTTTCTTGACGGGATGGTGATGCTTGCCAATATGATTGAGCTTGGTCAGGTTAAAAATGGCCTTGTTGTCTCTGGGGAAACGGCAGAAGATCTGCTTGAATCAACCATTGCTGCCCTTAATGCAGATGAGACCTTTACCAGAAAGACCATTAAATCATCCTTTGCCTCCCTCACCATTGGTTCCGGGTCCGTTGGTTGCTTTATGCGCCGGGCCGAGGCAGGTGAGACCAAGCCACGTCTTGTCCGGGGCGTATGGCGCACCGATACCGATCATATTCATCTTTGTCAGGGAGATGCCCAGGGTGGTGAGACGACGCTGATGCAGACTGATTCGGAAGAGTTATTGCTTCGTGGAGTTGATACGGCCGCTGCTGCTTGGGATGCCTTTGCTGCTCCGGGATGGAGAAATGAAGAGGTGGATGCTTACTGTTGTCATCAGGTGGGGGTGGCCCATTTTCGAATGCTCTTCGACCGTCTCGGTCTCAGTGAAGAAAAAAATTTCCAGACCCTGCCATTTTTAGGAAATGTGGGCACCGTTTCAGCCCCTATAACCTTGGCTATGGCCATGGAAGAGGGTGCCTTTAAGCCGGGAGAACGAGCGGTTATGCTTGGTATAGGTAGCGGTATTAATAGTATTGTCTTGGGTATTGATTGGTAGCTATATCCTTGATTTTGCATAAAAAAGGCCTCTTTACCTTAATTGGTAAAGAGGCCTTTTGCTTTTTAGAGCGATACTACCTTAGCCAAGTATGGTTTTCAGGTCTTCTGCTGCGGTCTCGGCAATGGGCTTGATGGCAAATTTCTCTACCAGCAAGTTGAGGACATTTGGGGTGAGAAATGCGGGCAGGGTGGGTCCAAGACGGATGTCGGTGATCCCCAGGCTCAGCAGGGTGAGGAGAATAATGACAGCCTTCTGCTCATACCAGGAAAGAATCATGGAGAGTGGCAGTTCATTGACATCACATTTAAAGGCCCCTGCAAGTGCTACCGCAATTTGGATTGCAGAGAAGGCATCGTTACACTGACCAATGTCAAGGAGACGGGGAATTCCGTCAATATCACCGAGTTTTTTATCAAAGAAGCGGAACTTACCACAGGCCAGGGTCATGACGATGCAATCTTCCGGCACCTGCTCAACAAAATCAGTGTAGTAATTACGACCGGGTTTAGCACCATCACAGCCGCCGACCAGGAAGAAGTGGCGAATCTTGCCAGCCTTAACTCCGGCAATAATCTTATCGGCAACGCCCATTACTGCGTTATGGCCAAAGCCAACCATTACTGTATCATTGTCCTCTTCTTCAGTAAAACCGGGAAGTGCGAGGGCACGTTCAATAACGGGGCTAAAATTTTTGCCGTCATCGATATGGGCAACATCCGGCCAGCCGACAAGACCTGTGGTGAAGACATTGTCCTTATAGTTGTCACGGGGTTTTTGGATGCAGTTGGTGGTAAAGAGGATGGCACCTGGAAAGAGAGCCATCTCTTTTTGCTGATTCTGCCAAGCCGTGCCGTAGTGACCATAAAAATGGCTATATTTTTTCAGTTCCGGATAACCATGGCAGGGAAGCATTTCGCCGTGGGTATAGATATTGATGCCCTTGCCCTCGGTTTGTTCAAGGAGGAGCTGCAGATCCTTGAGGTCATGACCGGTAACCAGGATTGCCTTGCCCGCTATGTGGCCAAGAGGAACGGTGGTGGGGACAGGGTGACCATAGGTTCCTGTGTTGCCCTCATCAAGCAGCCCCATGGCGGTCAGGTTTACTTGGCCACACTCAAGGGTGAGATCGACAAGCTCTTCAAGGGAGAGGTCATTGCGGGTAATTGTGGCCAAGGTATCGAAGATAAAGATATAGACCGTATTGTCTTCTTTACCTAAAATAGCAGCATGGTCGGTATAGGCGGCAAGTCCCCGCAGGCCATAGAGGATGGTCTGTTTGAGGGAGCGGAGATCTTCATTCTCGTCAAGGCTGGCGATCAGGTCAAGTTCCTGACCCTGCTGGATAAGGGCTGTGAGCTCCAGTGCCGGGGCAAAGGAGACACTCGGGTGTGTTCCTTCCAATCTTTTTGCGATGTCCTTACCAAGTTGCCGGAGAAGGTCTTTGCGGATGTTGACGCTAGCATTGATCCACTGTTGAAAACGGATGGGGTCAAAATCAACATTTGTCAGGCAGGCAAAAACACTCTTAGTGATAAAGTGCTTAACCTCGGTGGAAACGAGGTCTTTTCTTCGTGCCTCCTGGATGACGATGGAGAGGCCTTGGAGGCTATAGGTAAGTAGATCCTGGAGTGCTGCCACTTCGTCTGTCTTGCCGCAAACACCAATTTGGGTACATCCGGTGCCTTTTGCTGTTTGTTCACATTGATTACAGAGCATACGCCCTCCTAGAGATAGTTTTTAGATACTGTTTTGCTTATCAAGCCGCTCTTTATGTGCGAAGAATAGAGAGAGGATAACCATAATTGTCTCAGAAAACTTTGACCTAAGTCAAGAAAGAGTTTTTTCCGAAAAAATAGTTAGATAAGTCGTGTGATTGGAGGTGGAAGGTGGTGGATACCCCACGGGCAGATACGCTCCCGCGGGGCTTTAATTCGTAGCGGACCTTAGATGTGCTTTTTGTCTAGCAGCTTTTCCGCTCTTCTGTGGAGTTTGCCGGCGGTTGTTTTGTCTCGGTAAGAGACAACGGTGATGGGGCATTTACGGAAGAGTCTCTCCGCCACGGAGCCAGTAAACATGGCCGTGAAATCGCGAGTCTTTACGCCCATGACGATCATGTCGATCTCTTGTTCAACGATCATTTTCAGGAGCTCTGTTGTAGGGTCGCCCATGCGAAAAGAGAAGGAAACTCTTTCGTCGGGAAGGGTCAGCTTTTCTGTCAGTTCAATAATCTGGGCCCCTCTATCCTTACGGATGGTTTCAAGATAGTGTTCCGTATCTACCTTATAGCCATAGGAGCTAATGCGCTCCACTGCCTCAATATCACGTGTGCTAATAATATTAACAATGAGGAGTTCAGCATCCAGCGATTCGGCCAACTCTGCCGCATAATCAAGCATTCCCTGTGAGTGTTGTGAAAATGCTATGGGAACAAGGATCTTTTGTATCATTATTTTTCTCCAGTGGAGTTTCTGCTCTTCCCAAAGTGGGCTTATGCGAGGATATGGTGTTCTTCCCTTCGTACCCTCTGTTTTTGGCTAAACCAAATGAGGGCAAGGAGAAGCATGGCTGGAATAAACATCCATTGCTTTGCGGGCCGATCATTCGGCATTTGCAGACTAACGATCTCTTGATCAAAATCTATATTGGCCTTTTCGGCGGGGCTGCCAAAACCGATCATGTCCACCAGTTTTTTCCCCTCTTCGTCGCGGGTCTCAATGCCAATGGCAGAGAGACGGGCTGCGCCTGTCTTCTCATCGCCGACGTGGAGCATGACGTTCATGGTCATCTCCTCGCCATTATCTTTTTCGCCTTTTATTTTTAAGCGAAGCTGAGAGTTAGGCTTCATCTCCCCCAGAGTTTGCACGAGTTCTGTAGCTGGCTTTTCAATAAAGGGAGGATAGAACTCATCCCAAAAGAAACCCGGTCTAAAGAGGGTGAAGGCAATCAGGAGGAGGGCAATGGTTTCCCACCACTTACTTTTGGTGATAAAGTACCCCTGGGTGCCGGCGGCAAAGACAAGCATGGCAATGGTTGCGGCGGTAACGACAAGTAATAGATGGGTCCAGCTACCGATGCCGATCATCAGGAGTTCTGTATTAAAAATAAAGATAAAGGGCAGAATAGCCGTTCGTATATCGTAGGCGAAACCCTGCAGACCTGTTCTGATGGGGTCGCCACCGGAGATACCGGCTGCGGCAAAGGCGGCCAATCCCACGGGTGGAGTGTCATCTGCCAAGATGCCAAAATAAAAGACAAAGAGGTGTACTGCAATAAGGGGGACGATAAGACCGTTTTGAGCGCCGAGGCTGACAATTACCGGGGCCATTAGGGTCGATACCACGATATAGTTTGCTGTGGTGGGCAGTCCCATTCCCAAGAGGAGGGAAATTACGGCGGTAAAAATGAGGATGAGCATCAGGTTGCCGCCGGAAATAAATTCGACAAACTCGGTCATAACCAGACCGATACCGGTGAGGGTTACGGTGCCAACTACCAGGCCTGCGGCGGCCGTGGCAACACCGATGCCGATCATATTACGTCCACCTGCTACCATTCCGTTGATAAGTTCACTCGCACCCCGATTCCACTGAGACTCTTTCGCCTCGATTTTACGAAAGAAGGATTTGAGGGGGTGCTGGGTGACCACAATGACCATCAGCAATATCGTTGCATAGAATGCAGAGAGAGCGGGTGAGAGTCGTTCCACCGTCAGGCACCACATGAGGACAACAATGGGCAGGAGGTAATAGTAGCCTGCCTGGGCAGTTGAACCCAGATCAGGTAGTTCTTTGATTTCAGTGTCAGTGGGAAGCTCTGGGACACGGCAGGCCAGTTTAACCAAGAGGAGATAGGCGATAACCAGCAGGGTCATGACAATGTAGATTGTTGCATCACCAGCAAGCTCCTTGATCCAGCCCATGCCGTAGTAAACAGCTGCTCCGGTAACCACAAAGACAAGTATGGTTGCCACGAATCCGAGCAGTGACTGAGCAAGAGTCTTCTTGTGTCGCTTCTTCAGCCCCTTGAGATCCATCTTACATGCTTCAAGGTGAACAATATATACCAGAGCAATATAGGAGATAATGGCCGGTAAGAATGCGTGTTTAATAACTTCGATATAGGAGATACCAACATACTCGACCATAAGGAAGGCCGCCGCCCCCATAACAGGCGGGGTAAGTTGACCATTGGTGGACGAGGCAACTTCCACGGCCCCTGCTTTCTCTGCGCTGAAGCCCACTTTTTTCATCAGGGGGATGGTGAAGGTCCCGGTGGTAACAACATTTGCAATCGAGGAGCCTGAAACAAGTCCTGTCATTGCCGAGGCCACAACGGCAGCCTTTGCCGGACCTCCACGCATATGGCCAAGGCCTGCGAAGGCGGTACGGATGAAATAGTTTCCAGCCCCGGCTGATTCCAGGAGGGAGCCGAAGAGGACAAACATAAAGACCATGCCCGTTGAGACACCAAGGGCCACGCCAAAAACACCTTCGGTGCTCAGCCAGTAATGAGACATGCCTTTGGCAATGCTCGCCCCTTTATGGGCAATAATATCGGGCATGATGGAGCCTGCAAAGGTGTAGAAGATAAATACCGAGGCCACCACCATAAGGGGGGGGCCGAGTGCTCTTCTGGTTGCTTCAAGCAGGAGGATAATGCCGACGATGGATACAGCTATATCTATGCTTGTTGGATCTCCGGGACGATCGGCAAGTTGGGTGTAAAAGATAAATATATAGGCAGAAGATGCCGCTGCAATAAACCCTATAAGCCAGTCCTGCCAAGGGATGTAGGACCTGGGCGATGAGGAAAGTGTTGGGAAGGCGACATAGGCGAGGAACATGGCAAAGGCAAGGTGGATCGCCCGTGCCTGGGTTGCGTTGATGACAAAAATATTCAACATAAATGGCAGGGGCGATGCGTACCATAGTTGAAAGAATGTCCACATCAGGGGGATGAAAAAGAGAACTTTTTTGGAAAAAGCTCCCAACGGGGCACGTCCCCCTGTGTCGGCATCAGCAATCATCTCTTCTAGTTGATGATCGTTGAGGGTGGTTTCTGTCGGTTTAGTCATGCTTCGACTCCTTTTTAGTAAAATACGGAAAGCTGCCGCCGTAGTGGGTATGTAAATAGCTCTGAATTGTCTTATGCCCTATTGGACAAAGATAAATAGCCCACGAGTCTGTAACACGTAGATTTCCTAAAACAGCAAATAAATAGATAGTTGCTCTGATGATATGCTATGTAAAGACTAACAGAAAACTAGATAAAAAATAAGAAAAGGTTCTTATTTTAAGGGTGAAAATAGTAGCTGTTGGAAAATATTCCACCAATAAAAATTGGGGGAAGCGCAATCTGTGGCCTATACTTGTCCACTTCAGCAAGCTGAGGTGGAAAAGCATAGGCGGTCTACAATAAACGAAAGGCCTACATTAAACCAGCTTCTTTGTAGTACTTCACCGCACCGGGATGAAGAGGTGCTGAGAGACCATCTTTGATCATCTCTTCTTTTTTCAGGTTAGCAAAGGCTGGATGCAGCTTTTTGAAGGTATCAAAGTTTTCAAATACAGATTTGACAACGGTGTAAACAACCTCATCGGGTACATCGGTGGAGGAAACGAGGGTTGCTCCAACGCCAAAGGTTTTCGCATCTTCAGGATTACCACGGTACATGCCGCCCGGGATGGTGGCGATTCGGTAGTAATCATTGTCGGCAACGAGTTTATCAACAGCTGGGCCATCTACATTGACCAAAACTGCTTCGCAGGAGGTAGTGGCCTCTTTGATGGAACCGTTTGGATGTCCTGCTGCAAAGACGATGGCATCAACCTTGTTGTCACAGAGGGCCTTAGCCTGTTCGGACGCTTTGAGCTGAGAGATCAACTTGAAATCATCTCTGGTCCAACCGATTGCCTTGAGAAGTACAGCGGTGGTGCCGTTCTGGCCGGAACCGGGGTTGCCAATATTGAAGCGCTTGCCCTTGAGGTCAGTGAAATTTTTAACGCCTGAGTCAGCACGGGCGACAACTGTGTAGGGTTCCGGGTGCAGAGAGAACACAGCACGCAATTTTTTATTTGGTCCCTTCGCAGCAAATTTGCTTGTGCCGTTATAGGCATGATACTGCCAGTCAGACTGGGCGATTCCCATATCGAGTTCGCCTGCAGCAATTGTGTTGAGGTTATATATGGAACCACCGGTAGCCTCAACGTTGGCCCGAATGCCGTGTTTTTTCTGGCCTTTATTTACTAAACGAGCGATGGCAGCGCCTGTGGGGTAATATACACCGGTAACGCCACCGGTTCCGATGGTAACAAAGGTTTGGTCTGCTGCAACTGCGCTTGACATGGTAGCAAAAGCGGTTACACAACCAAAAGCGATTGCGGCCAATATGGATGTTTTTTTCATACATGTACCTCTTTTTTTAGTGGATGGATAAAGGGCCCTTGTCTCTGGGCAGTGGCCAAAGAAAGAAGCTGAATTCTCTTATGCGAAGCTATTGCAAAGAGATCCCTGCAAACAAGATGGATTCAAGAAAATGAATTCGCTCTCCCTAGTCCACACTGAAATGACGAAAATGTCAAGTTTTTTGCTTTGTCTGGTCGGAGGGAAAAGTTTTTGGGGTAGGCAACGACTTTGTAGGAAGAATGGCTTGAAATGGCCTTAAGACAGGGTTTTGAACTTGTCTTTTCAAGAATTTTACGGCATGGCAGAATAAAACTGCTTATGGTACATTAATAGGTTTTATAACTTCTAATCATTAAATATTCACATATAAAATATCATGGCAATATTAAAAATTTGTACATACCCGGATCCTGTGTTGAGGAAAGAGACTGTGGCTATCACTGTCTTTGATGAAAAATTGGTCAAGCTTACCGAAGATATGGCGGAGACGATGTACGATGCTCCGGGTATTGGTCTTGCTGCTCCGCAAATTGGGGAATCTCTCAAGCTTGTTGTGGTGAGTACTGCTAGGAGGGAAGATTCCAAGCAAGAGTATATGGTTATGGCCAATCCTGAAATAGTTGAGAAGGAGGAGAGCCAGGTTGATGAAGAGGGTTGCCTCAGTGTTCCGGAGCTTCTCGCTATGGTAAAACGGTATCGTAAGATCAAGGTGAACTATCAGGATATAAATGGTGAACCTTGTAGTATGACCGTTGAAGATCGCTTTGCCGTTGTCCTTCAGCACGAAATTGATCATCTTAACGGAATCCTCTTTTTAGATCATCTTTCTTCCTTAAAGCGTAACCTGTATAAGAAAAAGGTGAAAAAATGGTTTCTTCCCAGATAGAGAGTGAAGAAAAATCTTTGCGGATTATTTTCATGGGCACCCCTGACTTTGCCTCCTCAAACCTTCGGGCCCTGCTTGCGGGACCTGATCAGGTGGTGGCTGTGGTCACCCAACCAGACCGACCCAAGGGACGTGGAAAAAAATTGACCTCGCCACCGGTGAAGGTAATTGCTGAAGAGGCAGGGCTACCTGTTTTACAACCCACCAAGGTGCGTACCGATGAATTTCTGGAGGCGCTTGCCGCCTATGCTCCTGATCTTATTGTGGTCACAGCCTATGGTCGTATTCTTCCTAAGCCCATTCTAGATTTGGCCCCATTGGGCTGTATAAATGTGCATGGTTCACTTCTGCCAAAATATAGGGGGGCAGCACCTATTCAATGGGCGGTTATTCAGGGTGATGATGAGGTTGGCGTAACTACCATGCAGATGGATGAGGGGATGGATACCGGCGATATTTTGTTGCGTAAAATTATCATTCCTAGTCCTGACGAGACGGCAGGGACCCTCTTTGACAAACTTGCCGAACTTGGTACCTCTGCCCTATTGGAGACTATTGAAGGTTTGAAGAAAGGAACCATCAGGGCTGAAGCGCAGGATCATGCTCAGGCAACTGAGGCGCCTATGTTGAGTAAAAACGATGGTTTGATTGATTGGTCACGAACGGCAACGGAGCTAGAGTCTCTTATCCGGGGTATGGATCCATGGCCCAGTGCCT from the Desulfotalea psychrophila LSv54 genome contains:
- a CDS encoding 3-oxoacyl-ACP synthase III is translated as MFKYSNVCLDTFGYSLPPRVLSSADIESSLAPLYDRLHLPEGRLELMSGIRERRLWPKGMKPSEAAYLAGKKTLDDGGIAAAEVECLLFTSVCRDMMEPATSAFVHHKLGLPKSCLVFDISNACLGFLDGMVMLANMIELGQVKNGLVVSGETAEDLLESTIAALNADETFTRKTIKSSFASLTIGSGSVGCFMRRAEAGETKPRLVRGVWRTDTDHIHLCQGDAQGGETTLMQTDSEELLLRGVDTAAAAWDAFAAPGWRNEEVDAYCCHQVGVAHFRMLFDRLGLSEEKNFQTLPFLGNVGTVSAPITLAMAMEEGAFKPGERAVMLGIGSGINSIVLGIDW
- the hcp gene encoding hydroxylamine reductase, producing MLCNQCEQTAKGTGCTQIGVCGKTDEVAALQDLLTYSLQGLSIVIQEARRKDLVSTEVKHFITKSVFACLTNVDFDPIRFQQWINASVNIRKDLLRQLGKDIAKRLEGTHPSVSFAPALELTALIQQGQELDLIASLDENEDLRSLKQTILYGLRGLAAYTDHAAILGKEDNTVYIFIFDTLATITRNDLSLEELVDLTLECGQVNLTAMGLLDEGNTGTYGHPVPTTVPLGHIAGKAILVTGHDLKDLQLLLEQTEGKGINIYTHGEMLPCHGYPELKKYSHFYGHYGTAWQNQQKEMALFPGAILFTTNCIQKPRDNYKDNVFTTGLVGWPDVAHIDDGKNFSPVIERALALPGFTEEEDNDTVMVGFGHNAVMGVADKIIAGVKAGKIRHFFLVGGCDGAKPGRNYYTDFVEQVPEDCIVMTLACGKFRFFDKKLGDIDGIPRLLDIGQCNDAFSAIQIAVALAGAFKCDVNELPLSMILSWYEQKAVIILLTLLSLGITDIRLGPTLPAFLTPNVLNLLVEKFAIKPIAETAAEDLKTILG
- a CDS encoding universal stress protein encodes the protein MIQKILVPIAFSQHSQGMLDYAAELAESLDAELLIVNIISTRDIEAVERISSYGYKVDTEHYLETIRKDRGAQIIELTEKLTLPDERVSFSFRMGDPTTELLKMIVEQEIDMIVMGVKTRDFTAMFTGSVAERLFRKCPITVVSYRDKTTAGKLHRRAEKLLDKKHI
- a CDS encoding TRAP transporter permease, with the protein product MTKPTETTLNDHQLEEMIADADTGGRAPLGAFSKKVLFFIPLMWTFFQLWYASPLPFMLNIFVINATQARAIHLAFAMFLAYVAFPTLSSSPRSYIPWQDWLIGFIAAASSAYIFIFYTQLADRPGDPTSIDIAVSIVGIILLLEATRRALGPPLMVVASVFIFYTFAGSIMPDIIAHKGASIAKGMSHYWLSTEGVFGVALGVSTGMVFMFVLFGSLLESAGAGNYFIRTAFAGLGHMRGGPAKAAVVASAMTGLVSGSSIANVVTTGTFTIPLMKKVGFSAEKAGAVEVASSTNGQLTPPVMGAAAFLMVEYVGISYIEVIKHAFLPAIISYIALVYIVHLEACKMDLKGLKKRHKKTLAQSLLGFVATILVFVVTGAAVYYGMGWIKELAGDATIYIVMTLLVIAYLLLVKLACRVPELPTDTEIKELPDLGSTAQAGYYYLLPIVVLMWCLTVERLSPALSAFYATILLMVIVVTQHPLKSFFRKIEAKESQWNRGASELINGMVAGGRNMIGIGVATAAAGLVVGTVTLTGIGLVMTEFVEFISGGNLMLILIFTAVISLLLGMGLPTTANYIVVSTLMAPVIVSLGAQNGLIVPLIAVHLFVFYFGILADDTPPVGLAAFAAAGISGGDPIRTGLQGFAYDIRTAILPFIFIFNTELLMIGIGSWTHLLLVVTAATIAMLVFAAGTQGYFITKSKWWETIALLLIAFTLFRPGFFWDEFYPPFIEKPATELVQTLGEMKPNSQLRLKIKGEKDNGEEMTMNVMLHVGDEKTGAARLSAIGIETRDEEGKKLVDMIGFGSPAEKANIDFDQEIVSLQMPNDRPAKQWMFIPAMLLLALIWFSQKQRVRREEHHILA
- a CDS encoding TAXI family TRAP transporter solute-binding subunit; translated protein: MKKTSILAAIAFGCVTAFATMSSAVAADQTFVTIGTGGVTGVYYPTGAAIARLVNKGQKKHGIRANVEATGGSIYNLNTIAAGELDMGIAQSDWQYHAYNGTSKFAAKGPNKKLRAVFSLHPEPYTVVARADSGVKNFTDLKGKRFNIGNPGSGQNGTTAVLLKAIGWTRDDFKLISQLKASEQAKALCDNKVDAIVFAAGHPNGSIKEATTSCEAVLVNVDGPAVDKLVADNDYYRIATIPGGMYRGNPEDAKTFGVGATLVSSTDVPDEVVYTVVKSVFENFDTFKKLHPAFANLKKEEMIKDGLSAPLHPGAVKYYKEAGLM
- the def gene encoding peptide deformylase; this encodes MAILKICTYPDPVLRKETVAITVFDEKLVKLTEDMAETMYDAPGIGLAAPQIGESLKLVVVSTARREDSKQEYMVMANPEIVEKEESQVDEEGCLSVPELLAMVKRYRKIKVNYQDINGEPCSMTVEDRFAVVLQHEIDHLNGILFLDHLSSLKRNLYKKKVKKWFLPR
- the fmt gene encoding methionyl-tRNA formyltransferase — protein: MVSSQIESEEKSLRIIFMGTPDFASSNLRALLAGPDQVVAVVTQPDRPKGRGKKLTSPPVKVIAEEAGLPVLQPTKVRTDEFLEALAAYAPDLIVVTAYGRILPKPILDLAPLGCINVHGSLLPKYRGAAPIQWAVIQGDDEVGVTTMQMDEGMDTGDILLRKIIIPSPDETAGTLFDKLAELGTSALLETIEGLKKGTIRAEAQDHAQATEAPMLSKNDGLIDWSRTATELESLIRGMDPWPSAFCFLEGKRLRLFMPEVSYQKTDAQPGAVLRAGRDGLLIATGKNCLLVKEIQPEGKKRMTVEAFLCGAKIGAETVLKTT